In a single window of the Elaeis guineensis isolate ETL-2024a chromosome 8, EG11, whole genome shotgun sequence genome:
- the LOC140851227 gene encoding uncharacterized protein → MASIEGSMPSMDDSSNTSSTQITGVRGKSDPAWNHCREAPELSGNTKRMKLACLYCGKSFAGGGINRFKQHLAGVKGEVEPCRKVPADIRHQMIQNIQAISEKKKRTKKMGEDYKPFSARHKEHEEQVYYRQLGEDDDIQEIPPSSNKSTGNTRGKNIEGGKGKQLGTIGNYFMPRTTPGAQPTIKSLLQNKEAVERCDLAVAKWMIDACVPFNAVNSKYYQCMIDAIASMGPGYKAPNFHSVRGYLLTKNVDEVKKYVESFRATWKKTGCTIMADGWTDQCRRTLINFLVYCPRGTVFLKSVDASDTSKTADMLYKLFKEIVMSVGFENVVHVVTDNAANYVAAGKKLEQN, encoded by the coding sequence ATGGCCTCTATTGAGGGAAGTATGccatccatggatgattcaagtaaTACTTCATCCACTCAAATAACTGGGGTTAGAGGTAAAAGTGATCCTGCATGGAATCATTGTAGAGAAGCTCCTGAACTTAGTGGTAATACCAAAAGGATGAAGTTGGCATGCTTGTATTGTGGAAAGTCATTTGCTGGTGGTGGGATCAATCGCTTCAAACAACATCTTGCAGGAGTAAAAGGAGAAGTAGAACCATGTCGCAAGGTACCGGCGGATATTCGCCATCAAATGATACAAAATATTCAAGCTATtagtgagaagaagaaaagaacaaaGAAAATGGGTGAAGATTACAAACCCTTTAGTGCAAGGCATAAGGAACATGAGGAACAAGTATATTATAGGCAATTAGGTGAAGATGATGACATACAAGAAATTCCTCCCTCATCAAACAAGTCTACGGGTAATacaagaggtaaaaatatagaaggTGGAAAAGGAAAACAACTAGGAACAATTGGAAATTATTTCATGCCCAGAACAACTCCTGGTGCTCAACCAACTATAAAAAGCTTGTTGCAAAATAAAGAAGCAGTTGAAAGGTGTGATCTTGCAGTGGCAAAATGGATGATAGATGCATGTGTGCCATTTAATGCTGTCAACTCTAAGTATTATCAGTGCATGATAGATGCAATAGCTAGTATGGGGCCGGGTTACAAAGCTCCAAATTTTCATTCTGTTCGTGGTTATTTGTTAACCAAGAATGTTGATGAGGTGAAAAAGTATGTTGAAAGCTTTCGTGCCACATGGAAGAAAACAGGATGCACAATCATGGCTGATGGATGGACAGATCAGTGTAGGAGaactttgattaattttttagtttattgtCCTAGAGGGACCGTATTTTTGAAAAGCGTGGATGCTTCAGATACCTCAAAGACAGCTGATATGTTGTATAAGTTGTTCAAAGAAATTGTCATGTCCGTTGGTTTTGAAAATGTGGTTCATGTAGTGACTGATAATGCTGCAAACTATGTTGCTGCAGGTAAAAAGTTGGAGCAAAAC
- the LOC140851226 gene encoding uncharacterized protein, with translation MQDIGKLVSVKNTVAHAAGITKYIYNHCYPLYLMRKFTGGKEIIRPAPTRFATNFIALQSILGHKDALRAMVTSREWTTSAYAKDSKGKKLTDDVLNSLFWNECATIVKLTEPLIRVLKIVDSDDRPSMGYLYHAMHQARDEMIKRFRRRKIVVEPYLRIVDSRWDLQLHQNLHAAGFWLNPCFQYDSELMDKHPRSVSGLLDVIERYSFGNPTLQGNLTNEMRLFRNAENDFGRSSAINDRSRLAPDEWWVTYGSCAPNLQKLAIRVLSQTCSASGCERNWSIFEHIHSKKRNRLEHQRLNDLVFVHYNLRLQQRFYFKGRNYDPIDFELFGANDAWILVDEPSELTSEELEIFHRELASCSIQENNNNDILNLEDLDGDDGENDGNDANRREDGGDENIATQEDVFANIDINFSPLA, from the exons ATGCAAGATATTGGCAAGTTAGTTTCAGTGAAGAACACCGTAGCCCATGCTGCAGGTAtcacaaaatatatttataatcattgtTATCCTTTATATTTGATGAGAAAATTTACTGGTGGAAAGGAGATAATTCGTCCGGCACCTACACGTTTTGCTACCAATTTTATTGCTTTACAAAGCATATTGGGCCACAAAGATGCATTAAGAGCAATGGTGACTTCTAGAGAGTGGACAACTTCAGCTTATGCTAAAGATAGTAAAGGAAAAAAGCTCACCGATGACGTGCTTAATTCTCTTTTTTGGAATGAATGTGCAACCATTGTTAAACTAACAGAGCCTTTAATTCGAGTTTTGAAGATTGTTGACAGTGATGATAGACCTTCAATGGGTTACTTGTATCATGCTATGCATCAAGCTAGAGATGAAATGATCAAGAGATTTAGAAGGAGAAAGATTGTAGTTGAACCTTATTTGAGAATAGTTGATTCTCGGTGGGATTTGCAATTacaccaaaatcttcatgcagcTGGGTTTTGGTTGAATCCATGTTTTCAATATGACTCAGAACTTATGGATAAACATCCTCGTAGTGTTTCTGGACTCTTAGATGTCATAGAGAGATATTCATTTGGTAATCCAACCTTGCAGGGGAACTTAACTAATGAGATGAGATTATTTAGAAATGCAGAAAATGACTTTGGACGCTCATCGGCTATAAATGATCGAAGTCGCTTGGCTCCAG ATGAATGGTGGGTCACCTATGGAAGTTGTGCACCTAATTTGCAAAAGTTAGCTATTCGTGTTTTAAGCCAAACTTGTAGTGCATCCGGGTGCGAGAGAAATTGGAGCATCTTCGAACATATTCattctaaaaagagaaataggttaGAGCATCAAAGGCTTAATGATCTAGTATTTGTGCACTATAATTTGAGACTACAACAAAG GTTTTATTTCAAGGGTCGCAACTATGATCCTATTGACTTTGAATTATTTGGTGCTAATGATGCGTGGATATTAGTCGATGAGCCATCGGAGTTAACTAGTGAGGAATTAGAAATTTTTCACCGTGAATTGGCATCATGTTCTattcaagaaaataataataatg ATATATTGAACTTGGAAGATTTGGATGGTGATGATGGTGAAAATGATGGAAATGATGCGAATAGGAGAGAAGATGGAGGAGATGAGAACATTGCAACTCAAGAAGATGTTTTTGCAAATATTGACATAAATTTCAGTCCATTAGCTTGA
- the LOC105049725 gene encoding ACT domain-containing protein ACR6-like: MDDDDEYAKLIRKMNPPSVIIDNDACDDATVIQVNSVNANGILLEVVRVLIDLNLIITKAYISSDGKWFMDVFNVTDRNGNKLRDKKIISYIQTSLESEACLSSLRKSSVGVKPSNGYTSIELMGTDRPGLLSEICTALTDFKCNVVKAQLWTHNTRVASVVHVTDESTRNAIEDPERLSTIKELLHDVLKGGDDSRRAKMTVSTGGTHTERRLHQMMYDDRDYEGVGLVEEGVKKSRPQVSVMDCKEKNYTIFVLRCKDRSKLLFDTICTLTDMQYVVFHGTVDTGNGEAYHEYCIRHIDGHRVKTEAERDRLVQCLEAAIQRRASEGLELELRTGDRVGLLSDITRIFRENGLCVTRAEISTQGSKAVDTFYVSEMSGSPVDAKTIDSIRRQIGRMVLRVKQGPFPSKPSEATSAIASLLRNFLKGRR; the protein is encoded by the exons ATGGATGATGACGATGAGTATGCCAAGCTCATTAGGAAGATGAACCCCCCAAG CGTCATAATTGACAACGACGCTTGTGACGATGCGACTGTGATTCAG GTGAATAGTGTAAATGCAAATGGCATCCTTCTAGAAGTTGTTCGAGTCCTCATTGATCTCAACCTCATAATCACCAAAGCATACATATCTTCCGATGGAAAATGGTTCATGGAcg TGTTTAATGTAACCGATCGCAATGGCAACAAACTCAGGGACAAAAAGATCATCAGCTACATACAAACA TCCTTAGAATCAGAGGCCTGCTTATCATCACTAAGAAAAAGTTCCGTAGGTGTGAAGCCCTCCAACGGCTATACCTCAATTGAGCTGATGGGCACCGACAGGCCCGGCTTGCTATCTGAAATCTGCACTGCACTCACAGACTTCAAGTGCAACGTAGTGAAAGCTCAGCTCTGGACGCACAACACCCGAGTTGCATCAGTAGTTCATGTGACTGATGAGTCCACAAGAAATGCAATCGAGGACCCGGAAAGGCTCTCCACCATAAAGGAATTGCTCCATGATGTCCTCAAGGGAGGCGACGATTCAAGGAGAGCAAAGATGACGGTCTCAACGGGGGGCACCCACACGGAGAGGAGACTGCATCAGATGATGTATGACGACAGGGATTACGAGGGAGTTGGGCTGGTAGAAGAAGGTGTCAAGAAATCCAGACCTCAAGTTTCTGTCATGGACTGCAAAGAGAAGAACTACACCATCTTTGTTTTGAGGTGCAAGGATCGGTCGAAGCTTTTGTTTGACACTATATGCACCCTCACAGACATGCAGTACGTGGTGTTCCATGGAACGGTCGACACAGGAAATGGTGAAGCTTATCAT GAATACTGCATCAGGCACATTGATGGGCACCGAGTGAAGACGGAAGCTGAACGAGACCGCCTGGTCCAGTGCCTTGAAGCAGCTATTCAAAGGAGAGCTTCCGAG GGACTGGAGTTGGAACTGAGAACAGGAGATAGGGTTGGGCTGCTTTCAGATATCACTCGCATATTTAGAGAGAATGGCTTGTGCGTCACAAGGGCAGAGATATCGACACAGGGTTCCAAAGCAGTGGATACTTTCTATGTCTCGGAGATGTCAGGGAGCCCGGTGGATGCCAAGACAATTGACTCGATACGCAGGCAAATAGGTCGGATGGTTCTAAGAGTGAAGCAGGGCCCCTTCCCATCCAAGCCTTCGGAGGCGACGAGCGCCATCGCATCCCTCCTTAGGAATTTCCTCAAGGGACGCCGTTGA